A stretch of Anaeromyxobacter dehalogenans 2CP-1 DNA encodes these proteins:
- a CDS encoding DNA-3-methyladenine glycosylase I, whose amino-acid sequence MPQHAHALDDGLGTGPDGRARCAWGLSAADYVRYHDEEWGLPVADDRRLFEKLCLEGFQSGLSWLTILRKREAFRTAFAGFDFEKVARFGARDVARLLGDAGIVRHRGKIEATLNNARRACELAAEAGSLAAYFWQFEPPKASRPERVTWAALRAQPVTTESKALSRDLKRRGWAFVGPTTCYAFMQAMGLVNDHVEGCAVRGRVERARRGFERPVVVDGASAEPEPAPASRARARAVARGRR is encoded by the coding sequence ATGCCCCAGCACGCCCACGCGCTCGACGACGGCCTCGGCACGGGCCCCGACGGCCGGGCCCGCTGCGCCTGGGGGCTCTCGGCCGCGGACTACGTCCGGTACCACGACGAGGAGTGGGGGCTCCCCGTCGCGGACGATCGCCGGCTGTTCGAGAAGCTGTGCCTGGAAGGCTTCCAGTCCGGCCTGTCGTGGCTCACCATCCTGCGCAAGCGCGAGGCGTTCCGGACCGCGTTCGCCGGCTTCGACTTCGAGAAGGTGGCCCGCTTCGGCGCCCGCGACGTGGCGCGCCTGCTCGGGGACGCCGGCATCGTGCGCCACCGCGGCAAGATCGAGGCGACGCTCAACAACGCGCGGCGCGCCTGCGAGCTCGCCGCCGAGGCCGGATCTCTCGCGGCCTACTTCTGGCAATTCGAGCCGCCGAAGGCCTCGCGGCCGGAGCGGGTCACCTGGGCGGCGCTCCGGGCGCAGCCGGTCACCACGGAATCGAAAGCGCTCTCGCGCGACCTGAAGCGGCGCGGCTGGGCGTTCGTCGGGCCGACCACCTGCTACGCGTTCATGCAGGCCATGGGGCTCGTGAACGACCACGTGGAGGGCTGCGCCGTGCGCGGCCGCGTCGAGCGGGCGCGGCGCGGGTTCGAGCGGCCGGTCGTCGTCGACGGGGCGTCAGCGGAGCCCGAGCCGGCGCCAGCGTCCCGCGCACGAGCCCGGGCCGTCGCGCGGGGGCGCCGCTAG
- a CDS encoding DUF4032 domain-containing protein, which yields MTAGPGLVGLQVRPGHPDFLDLPWDLPLSRWGERCARIVEVTRGVSRHDVLFLQYDRALYVVKELPPALGEREYGALRWLEDRELPAVVAAGHAHVRTGEGDASVLITRFLDRSLPFRTLFENAGLETYRARLLDAIAGLLVRLHLGGFYWGDCSLSNTLFRRDAGELRAYLVDAETAEMHDPLSDGQRRHDIEILEENVTGDLLDVAAMLGVAPPPWLYETGAALRARYEQLWGEITREELISAGESWRIHERIRSLNALGFTVGEVKLEPTGDGSRLRMRAVVTDRDYHRDLLHALTGLVAEDRQAALMVNEIQELRATLVRRENRSVALAVAAYRWLNERWLPAIRKLAPRPGSDPAELYCQLLEHKWYLSERARRDVGFDAALEDWLRRFPPPAARPPSPPPPDPE from the coding sequence ATGACCGCGGGTCCCGGGCTCGTCGGCCTGCAGGTCCGGCCCGGCCACCCGGACTTCCTCGACCTGCCATGGGATCTCCCGCTCTCCCGCTGGGGCGAGCGCTGCGCGCGCATCGTGGAGGTGACGCGCGGCGTCTCGCGGCACGACGTGCTGTTCCTCCAGTACGATCGGGCGCTGTACGTCGTGAAGGAGCTGCCGCCGGCGCTGGGCGAGCGGGAGTACGGCGCGCTGCGCTGGCTCGAGGACCGCGAGCTCCCGGCGGTCGTCGCCGCGGGACACGCCCACGTTCGCACCGGCGAGGGCGACGCGAGCGTGCTCATCACGCGGTTCCTCGACCGGTCGTTGCCCTTTCGCACCCTGTTCGAGAACGCCGGCCTGGAAACGTACCGGGCGCGCCTGCTCGACGCGATCGCCGGGCTGCTGGTGCGGCTCCACCTCGGCGGCTTCTACTGGGGCGACTGCTCGCTCTCGAACACGCTGTTCCGCAGGGACGCGGGCGAGCTGCGCGCGTACCTCGTCGATGCCGAGACGGCGGAGATGCACGACCCCCTCTCCGACGGCCAGCGGCGGCACGACATCGAGATCCTGGAGGAGAACGTCACCGGCGACCTCCTCGACGTCGCCGCCATGCTGGGGGTGGCTCCGCCGCCCTGGCTGTACGAGACCGGCGCCGCGCTGCGCGCTCGCTACGAGCAGCTGTGGGGCGAGATCACGCGCGAGGAGCTCATCTCCGCCGGCGAGAGCTGGCGCATCCACGAGCGCATCCGTTCGCTCAATGCGCTGGGGTTCACCGTGGGAGAGGTGAAGCTGGAGCCGACCGGCGACGGCAGCCGCCTCCGAATGCGGGCGGTGGTGACCGACCGCGATTACCACCGCGACCTCCTGCACGCGCTCACCGGGCTCGTGGCGGAGGACCGGCAAGCCGCGCTGATGGTGAACGAGATCCAGGAGCTGCGCGCCACGCTGGTGCGGCGCGAGAACCGGAGCGTCGCGCTCGCGGTCGCCGCGTACCGCTGGCTCAACGAGCGCTGGCTGCCGGCGATCCGCAAGCTCGCACCGCGCCCCGGCAGCGATCCCGCTGAGCTGTACTGCCAGCTGCTGGAGCACAAGTGGTACCTGTCCGAGCGCGCCCGCCGCGACGTCGGCTTCGACGCCGCCCTGGAGGATTGGCTGCGGCGCTTCCCGCCGCCCGCGGCTCGCCCTCCTTCTCCTCCTCCTCCCGACCCAGAGTAG
- a CDS encoding 4Fe-4S dicluster domain-containing protein, whose translation MRRLSRRSALRLGAAAAVVTATRRADALGPEVEDGEGPAFRGDPARRWTMIVDLRRCVGCQSCTVSCAVENAVPAGSFRTVVSEYEVVRGGAARRVMVPRLCNHCESPACTTVCPTQATCRRADGVVVVNNTRCVGCAACVQACPYEGRFLNRETGTADKCTWCAHRIDQGLLPACVETCVGGARVFGDLADPGSAVSRLVREQPLQALQPAMGTNPRVRYVALDAEVAARPDAARPTLWDAEDLGIEATTRVAGEGA comes from the coding sequence ATGCGAAGGCTGTCCCGGAGAAGTGCGCTGCGGCTGGGCGCGGCCGCGGCCGTGGTCACCGCGACGCGGCGCGCGGACGCGCTCGGCCCGGAGGTCGAGGACGGCGAGGGGCCCGCGTTCCGCGGAGATCCCGCGCGCCGCTGGACGATGATCGTGGACCTGCGCCGCTGCGTGGGCTGCCAGTCGTGCACCGTCTCCTGCGCGGTGGAGAACGCGGTCCCGGCCGGCTCGTTCCGCACCGTGGTGTCGGAGTACGAGGTGGTCCGCGGCGGCGCCGCGCGCCGCGTCATGGTACCGCGCCTGTGCAACCACTGCGAGTCGCCCGCCTGCACCACCGTGTGCCCGACGCAGGCGACCTGCCGGCGCGCCGACGGCGTGGTGGTGGTGAACAACACCCGCTGCGTCGGCTGCGCGGCGTGCGTGCAGGCCTGCCCGTACGAGGGGCGCTTCCTGAACCGCGAGACCGGCACGGCCGACAAGTGCACCTGGTGCGCGCACCGGATCGATCAGGGCCTCCTCCCCGCGTGCGTCGAGACGTGCGTGGGGGGCGCGCGCGTGTTCGGCGATCTCGCCGATCCCGGCTCCGCCGTGTCGCGCCTCGTCCGCGAGCAGCCGCTCCAGGCGCTGCAGCCGGCCATGGGGACGAATCCCCGGGTCCGCTACGTCGCGCTCGACGCCGAGGTCGCGGCGCGGCCGGACGCGGCGCGGCCCACGCTGTGGGACGCGGAGGACCTGGGCATCGAGGCCACCACCCGCGTGGCCGGGGAGGGCGCATGA
- a CDS encoding thioesterase domain-containing protein, whose translation MRHDEITEYLHAHIPITQALGARVEAWDGGAIRLSAPLVPNLNHRGTAFGGSLSALAILAGWAVLHLALREHGLEVRLVIQRSALDFLEPIEGDFTASARLPPPAQWDRFLATLARHSRARITVEGEVASGGRAGGRHEGVYVALRGSDRG comes from the coding sequence ATGCGCCACGACGAGATCACCGAGTACCTGCACGCGCACATCCCGATCACGCAGGCGCTGGGCGCGCGGGTGGAGGCGTGGGATGGCGGCGCCATCCGGCTCTCGGCGCCGCTCGTGCCCAACCTGAACCATCGCGGCACCGCGTTCGGCGGCAGCCTCTCGGCGCTCGCCATCCTCGCAGGGTGGGCCGTCCTGCACCTCGCGTTGCGCGAGCACGGCCTCGAGGTGCGGCTCGTGATCCAGCGGAGCGCACTCGACTTCCTGGAGCCGATCGAGGGCGACTTCACCGCTTCTGCGCGGCTTCCGCCCCCGGCGCAGTGGGACCGCTTCCTCGCCACGCTCGCCCGCCACTCCCGTGCCCGTATCACCGTCGAGGGCGAGGTGGCCAGCGGCGGCCGCGCCGGCGGCCGCCACGAGGGCGTCTACGTCGCGTTGCGGGGGTCCGACCGGGGCTAG
- a CDS encoding 1-acyl-sn-glycerol-3-phosphate acyltransferase, translating to MDLPWPSSPRCVIVVYPHTSNWDFVLGYLAKVAAALPVRWVGKHSLFRPPFGALLRRMGGIPVDRRAPTGFLAQLGRELAEAPWMWLALAPEGTRARTDHWKSGFYRLALAARVPVGLAFIDYRSRTIGMSRYLDLSGDEAIDLAEIRAAYAGKIGRHPAQASEIRFRPGAAP from the coding sequence GTGGATCTGCCCTGGCCCTCCAGCCCGCGCTGCGTGATCGTCGTCTACCCGCACACCTCGAACTGGGACTTCGTGCTCGGTTACCTCGCGAAGGTCGCGGCGGCGCTGCCGGTGCGCTGGGTCGGGAAGCACTCCCTGTTCCGTCCGCCGTTCGGCGCCCTGCTGCGGCGCATGGGCGGCATCCCCGTGGATCGTCGTGCGCCCACGGGCTTCCTCGCCCAGCTCGGCCGGGAGCTGGCCGAGGCGCCCTGGATGTGGCTGGCGCTCGCGCCGGAGGGCACGCGCGCGCGCACGGATCACTGGAAATCCGGCTTCTACCGGCTGGCGCTGGCCGCGCGCGTGCCGGTCGGGCTCGCGTTCATCGACTACCGGAGCCGCACCATCGGCATGTCGCGGTACCTCGACCTGAGCGGCGACGAGGCCATCGATCTGGCGGAGATCCGGGCTGCGTATGCCGGCAAGATCGGACGTCATCCCGCCCAGGCGAGCGAGATCCGCTTCCGTCCGGGCGCCGCGCCCTGA
- a CDS encoding HipA family kinase has translation MRTVVATRYVTPLREGGSLPAIVEGDDDGLYVVKFRGAGQGPKALVAEVVAGALAQAAGLRVPERVRVLIDPALGRNEPDGEIRDLLKASAGENLGLDYLPGSLTFDPVADPPPSPAEASEVVWFDALVTNVDRTVRNPNLLRWHRRLWLIDHGAALYFHHDWDRAADPARAPFPMVGQHVLLPFAGELAAAGERLAPRLAGGAIAGALEEAPDAWLVGDPRFATPAAHRAAYVDHLSRRLAAAPAFVEEAERARAKLV, from the coding sequence ATGAGGACGGTGGTCGCGACCCGCTACGTCACCCCCTTGCGCGAGGGCGGCTCCCTGCCGGCCATCGTGGAGGGCGACGACGACGGCCTGTACGTCGTGAAGTTCCGCGGGGCGGGGCAGGGGCCGAAGGCGCTGGTGGCCGAGGTGGTCGCGGGCGCGCTGGCACAGGCGGCCGGGCTGCGCGTGCCGGAGCGCGTGCGCGTGCTGATCGACCCGGCGCTCGGCCGCAACGAGCCGGATGGCGAGATCCGCGACCTGCTCAAGGCGAGCGCGGGCGAGAACCTGGGCCTCGACTACCTGCCCGGTAGCCTGACGTTCGACCCGGTGGCCGATCCGCCGCCGTCGCCCGCGGAGGCGTCGGAGGTGGTGTGGTTCGACGCGCTGGTGACGAACGTGGATCGCACCGTGCGCAACCCGAACCTGCTCCGCTGGCACCGCCGGCTGTGGCTCATCGACCACGGCGCGGCGCTCTACTTCCACCACGACTGGGACCGCGCCGCCGATCCGGCGCGCGCGCCGTTCCCGATGGTCGGCCAGCACGTGCTCCTGCCGTTCGCGGGCGAGCTGGCCGCCGCGGGCGAGCGGCTCGCGCCGCGGCTCGCGGGCGGCGCCATCGCCGGCGCGCTGGAGGAGGCGCCGGACGCCTGGCTCGTGGGCGACCCGCGCTTCGCGACGCCGGCCGCGCACCGGGCCGCGTACGTCGATCACCTGTCGCGCCGGCTGGCCGCGGCGCCCGCGTTCGTCGAGGAGGCCGAGCGTGCCCGCGCGAAGCTCGTTTGA
- a CDS encoding putative RNA methyltransferase has product MLPEILRHLRCPVCRAPLTAVPGAVRCPAGHAFDLARQGYVNLLRGRSPGTGDDADMVAAREAFLGAGHFAPLGAALARAAQAHAGPDGIVLEVGAGTGHHLRSVLEALPDRFGLALDLSRHAARRAARAHPRLGAVVADAWEPLPIADACAALVLDVFAPRNVAEFRRVLAPGGALLLVTPAPAHLAELRKPLGLLEVDPDKARRVSEALEGRFALAASESLEWTLSLPRTDVLAAARMGPSAHHTALDVLAARVAGLDEPVRVSAAVQVQVYRPAASAA; this is encoded by the coding sequence GTGCTCCCCGAGATCCTTCGACATCTGCGCTGCCCCGTCTGCCGGGCACCGCTCACCGCGGTTCCCGGAGCCGTGCGCTGTCCGGCGGGGCACGCGTTCGATCTCGCGCGCCAGGGCTACGTGAACTTGCTTCGCGGCCGCTCGCCGGGCACCGGCGACGACGCTGACATGGTCGCCGCCCGCGAGGCGTTCCTCGGCGCGGGACACTTCGCGCCCCTGGGGGCGGCGCTCGCGCGCGCGGCCCAGGCGCACGCCGGCCCCGACGGCATCGTGCTGGAGGTCGGCGCGGGGACAGGACACCATCTCCGCTCCGTGCTCGAGGCGCTTCCGGATCGCTTCGGACTCGCCCTGGACCTCTCCCGCCACGCCGCGAGGCGGGCCGCGCGGGCACACCCGCGCCTGGGCGCCGTGGTCGCCGACGCCTGGGAGCCGCTGCCGATCGCGGATGCGTGCGCGGCGCTGGTCCTCGACGTCTTCGCGCCCAGGAACGTCGCGGAGTTCCGGCGCGTTCTCGCGCCGGGCGGAGCGCTGCTCCTCGTCACCCCCGCGCCCGCGCACCTCGCCGAACTGCGTAAGCCGCTCGGGCTGCTCGAGGTCGACCCCGACAAGGCGCGCCGGGTGTCGGAGGCGCTGGAGGGCCGCTTCGCACTCGCGGCCTCGGAGTCGCTCGAGTGGACCCTCTCCCTCCCGCGGACCGACGTCCTCGCCGCGGCTCGGATGGGCCCGTCCGCCCACCACACCGCCCTCGACGTCCTCGCTGCGCGCGTTGCCGGGCTCGACGAACCGGTGCGTGTGTCCGCCGCGGTCCAGGTGCAGGTGTACCGGCCGGCGGCGAGCGCGGCGTGA
- a CDS encoding DUF3037 domain-containing protein, whose translation MPARSSFDYAVVRVVPRVEREEFVNAGVVLFCLERGFLGARVELDRARVTALCPHADLDAIAAHLEAIPRICAGGQGAGPIGALSVRERFHWLTAPRSTMVQLSPVHSGLCDDPDRALERLFQRLVRPPAPPQDPR comes from the coding sequence GTGCCCGCGCGAAGCTCGTTTGACTACGCGGTGGTCCGCGTCGTCCCGCGCGTCGAGCGGGAGGAGTTCGTGAACGCGGGCGTGGTCCTGTTCTGCCTGGAGCGCGGGTTCCTGGGCGCGCGGGTGGAGCTGGACCGCGCGCGCGTGACGGCGCTCTGCCCGCACGCCGACCTGGACGCGATCGCCGCCCACCTCGAGGCCATCCCGCGCATCTGCGCGGGCGGCCAGGGCGCCGGGCCCATCGGCGCGCTCTCGGTGCGGGAGCGCTTCCACTGGCTGACCGCACCTCGCAGCACCATGGTGCAGCTCTCGCCGGTCCACTCCGGCCTGTGCGACGACCCGGACCGCGCGCTCGAGCGGCTCTTCCAGCGGCTCGTGCGTCCGCCCGCGCCCCCCCAGGATCCTCGATAG
- a CDS encoding ketopantoate reductase family protein, which translates to MRSIESVVVCGVGAVGAAAVERLHAMDPACVTVVADGARRERLEREGLTVNGRRFSPRVAAPSALTPADLLLVGVKHGDLTAAVEDARRAVGPRTVVMSLLNGISSEATLAEAYGADKVLPAFLVGNDVVREGTHVRYQNIGRLVFGAPSNDPADPRVLTVKHLLDRAGIPCQVAADIRREQWWKFMLNVGVNQVSALLRAPYGAFMLEEVRALARRAALEVVAVSRHEGVGLVAEDVERIFPVIAGLAPAGKTSMLQDVEAGRKTEVEIFAGAVVELGRRHAVATPTNAFLGQAIAALDAIAAARGAGGVA; encoded by the coding sequence ATGCGGAGCATCGAGAGCGTGGTGGTGTGCGGCGTGGGGGCGGTGGGCGCGGCCGCGGTCGAGCGGCTGCACGCCATGGATCCAGCGTGCGTGACGGTGGTGGCGGACGGCGCGCGCCGCGAGCGCCTGGAGCGCGAGGGGCTCACCGTCAACGGCCGACGGTTCTCGCCGCGCGTGGCCGCGCCGTCGGCGCTGACCCCGGCGGATCTCCTCCTCGTCGGCGTGAAGCACGGCGACCTCACGGCCGCGGTCGAGGATGCCCGCCGCGCGGTCGGTCCGCGCACGGTCGTCATGTCGCTGCTGAACGGGATCTCCAGCGAGGCGACGCTCGCCGAGGCGTACGGCGCCGACAAGGTGCTCCCGGCGTTCCTCGTCGGCAACGACGTGGTGCGCGAGGGGACGCACGTCCGCTACCAGAACATCGGCCGGCTGGTGTTCGGCGCGCCCTCGAACGACCCGGCCGACCCGCGCGTCCTCACGGTGAAGCACCTCCTCGACCGGGCCGGCATCCCGTGCCAGGTCGCCGCGGACATCCGGCGCGAGCAGTGGTGGAAGTTCATGCTGAACGTGGGCGTGAACCAGGTCTCGGCGCTGCTGCGCGCGCCCTACGGCGCGTTCATGCTCGAGGAGGTCCGCGCGCTCGCCCGCCGGGCGGCGCTCGAGGTGGTCGCGGTCTCGCGGCACGAGGGCGTGGGGCTGGTGGCCGAGGACGTGGAGCGGATCTTCCCGGTCATTGCCGGGCTCGCGCCCGCGGGGAAGACGTCGATGCTGCAGGACGTGGAGGCGGGCCGGAAGACGGAGGTGGAGATCTTCGCGGGTGCGGTGGTCGAGCTCGGCCGCCGGCACGCGGTCGCGACCCCCACGAACGCATTCCTGGGCCAGGCCATCGCGGCGCTCGACGCGATCGCGGCCGCGCGCGGGGCCGGGGGCGTCGCATGA
- a CDS encoding bactofilin family protein — translation MAMIQKRDDPMQAPAGDLLLGKGVEFDGKLTFAGTVRIDAKFTGSITTEDVLVVGEQARIDAQITCGTVIVHGEVNGDIKAKTSVELHHTARVRGDIETPSLSIEKGVVFQGSTRMPGAGGERGGAVKPVTPAGTP, via the coding sequence ATGGCCATGATCCAGAAGCGCGACGACCCCATGCAGGCGCCGGCCGGAGACCTGCTGCTCGGCAAGGGGGTCGAGTTCGACGGCAAGCTCACCTTCGCCGGCACCGTCCGCATCGACGCGAAGTTCACGGGCTCCATCACCACCGAGGATGTCCTGGTCGTCGGCGAGCAGGCGCGCATCGACGCGCAGATCACCTGCGGAACGGTCATCGTCCACGGCGAGGTGAACGGCGACATCAAGGCGAAGACCTCCGTCGAGCTGCACCACACGGCACGCGTCCGCGGCGACATCGAGACCCCGTCGCTCTCCATCGAGAAGGGTGTCGTGTTCCAGGGCTCCACCCGGATGCCGGGCGCCGGCGGGGAGCGCGGCGGAGCGGTGAAGCCGGTGACGCCCGCGGGCACACCGTAG
- a CDS encoding NAD(P)/FAD-dependent oxidoreductase: MDPQQEKAQQTPHVVIVGGGFAGLYAARELAGAPVRITLVDRRNHHLFQPLLYQVATAALSPADIAEPIRHVLSRQRNVRTLLAEAAAVEPAQRRLRLADGYALDYDFLVVAAGATHSYFGHDEWARFAPGLKTLEDALEIRRRVLTAFERAEADPDRQRREALLTFVVVGGGPTGVELAGALAEIARFTVPRDFRTVSTERARVILIEGSERVLPALPASLSAAAQRDLERLGVQVWTGKRVTGIDPRGVQVGEERVAARTVLWAAGVAGAPLARTLGVPLDPAGRVPVSPDLTVPGHEEIYVVGDLALARDKHGSAIPGVAPAAIQQGRHAGRNLLATLRGRPRAPFVYFDKGVMATVGRGRAVAGFWRIRISGYLAWLAWLFIHIWFLIDFRNRASVLFQWFWHYLTFKRGARLILETPEEIRFRAVAGVAPPDVDAWPPNESDAERPRD; this comes from the coding sequence GTGGATCCGCAGCAGGAGAAGGCGCAGCAGACGCCGCACGTGGTGATCGTGGGCGGGGGGTTCGCCGGGCTGTACGCGGCGCGCGAGCTGGCGGGCGCGCCGGTCCGCATCACGCTGGTGGACCGCCGCAACCACCACCTCTTCCAGCCGCTCCTGTACCAGGTGGCCACCGCCGCGCTGAGCCCCGCCGACATCGCGGAGCCCATCCGCCACGTCCTCTCGCGCCAGCGCAACGTCCGGACGCTGCTCGCCGAGGCGGCGGCGGTCGAGCCGGCGCAGCGCCGCCTGCGGCTCGCCGACGGGTACGCGCTCGACTACGACTTCCTGGTGGTCGCGGCGGGCGCGACGCACTCCTACTTCGGCCACGACGAGTGGGCCCGCTTCGCGCCGGGCCTGAAGACGCTGGAGGACGCGCTCGAGATCCGCCGGCGGGTGCTCACCGCCTTCGAGCGCGCCGAGGCGGATCCGGACCGCCAGCGCCGCGAGGCGCTCCTCACGTTCGTGGTGGTGGGCGGCGGACCGACCGGCGTGGAGCTGGCCGGGGCGCTGGCGGAGATCGCGCGCTTCACCGTCCCGCGCGACTTCCGCACCGTGTCCACCGAGCGCGCGCGCGTGATCCTCATCGAGGGCAGCGAGCGCGTGCTGCCGGCGTTGCCCGCGAGCCTCTCGGCGGCGGCGCAGCGCGACCTGGAGCGGCTCGGCGTGCAGGTGTGGACCGGCAAGCGGGTGACCGGGATCGACCCGCGCGGCGTGCAGGTGGGCGAGGAGCGGGTGGCGGCGCGCACGGTGCTGTGGGCGGCGGGCGTGGCCGGCGCGCCGCTGGCGCGGACGCTGGGCGTGCCGCTCGACCCGGCCGGCCGCGTGCCGGTGAGCCCGGACCTGACCGTGCCGGGCCACGAGGAGATCTACGTCGTCGGTGACCTGGCGCTCGCCCGCGACAAGCACGGCAGCGCCATCCCGGGCGTGGCCCCGGCGGCGATCCAGCAGGGCCGCCACGCCGGGCGCAACCTGCTCGCGACGCTGCGCGGCCGGCCGCGCGCGCCGTTCGTCTACTTCGACAAGGGCGTGATGGCGACGGTGGGGCGCGGGCGCGCGGTGGCCGGCTTCTGGCGCATCCGCATCAGCGGCTACCTGGCCTGGCTCGCCTGGCTGTTCATCCACATCTGGTTCCTCATCGACTTCCGGAACCGCGCCTCGGTGCTGTTCCAGTGGTTCTGGCACTACCTCACGTTCAAGCGCGGCGCGCGGCTCATCCTGGAGACGCCGGAGGAGATCCGCTTCCGTGCCGTGGCCGGCGTGGCCCCACCGGACGTGGACGCCTGGCCGCCGAACGAGAGCGACGCGGAGCGGCCGCGCGACTGA
- a CDS encoding ABC-F family ATP-binding cassette domain-containing protein: MIRLDAISKQHGNQLLFVEASAVVHRGEKVGLVGPNGAGKSTLFRLITREEAPDEGQVSIDRGVTVGHFSQDVGEMSGRTALAETMDGAGPVSEVAAELHGLEQALADPERADELEALVERFGHVQARFDELGGYALEARAREILAGLGFTQEMMDGDVGALSGGWKMRVALARILLMRPDAMLLDEPSNHLDLESIIWLEEFLRGYEGAILMTSHDREFMNRVVGKIIEIDAGTLTTYSGDYDLYERERAVADQHQQAAFDRQQAMLKKELAFIERFKARASHAAQVQSRVKKLDKIEKVEPPKVRRTVDFEFRPPPRSGEDVAKLAGVVKRYGERTVYGGLDFLVRRGERWCVLGANGAGKSTLLRMVAGESTPDAGSVTVGGSVKMGYFAQHAMELLRAEETVWDALQRAFPRASVGSLRTLAGCFGFSGDEIDKRCKVLSGGEKARLVLATLLYDPPNFLVLDEPTNHLDAATREMLVRALAGYEGTLLFVSHDRRFLASLSNRVLELGPDGPVPYGGGYTEYVARTGREAPGLRAAPGRAARA, from the coding sequence GTGATCCGCCTCGACGCCATCTCCAAGCAGCACGGCAACCAGCTCCTGTTCGTGGAGGCCTCCGCCGTCGTCCACCGCGGCGAGAAGGTCGGCCTCGTCGGCCCGAACGGCGCGGGCAAGTCCACCCTGTTCCGCCTGATCACGCGCGAGGAGGCGCCGGACGAGGGCCAGGTCTCCATCGACCGCGGAGTGACCGTGGGTCACTTCTCGCAGGACGTCGGCGAGATGTCCGGCCGGACCGCGCTCGCCGAGACCATGGACGGCGCCGGCCCCGTGTCGGAGGTGGCCGCCGAGCTGCACGGGCTCGAGCAGGCGCTCGCGGATCCGGAGCGCGCGGACGAGCTGGAGGCGCTGGTCGAGCGCTTCGGCCACGTGCAGGCGCGCTTCGACGAGCTGGGCGGGTACGCGCTCGAGGCCCGGGCGCGGGAGATCCTGGCCGGCCTCGGCTTCACGCAGGAGATGATGGACGGCGACGTCGGCGCGCTCTCCGGCGGGTGGAAGATGCGCGTGGCGCTGGCGCGCATCCTGCTCATGCGGCCCGACGCCATGCTCCTCGACGAGCCCTCCAACCACCTCGACCTCGAGTCGATCATCTGGCTGGAGGAGTTCCTGCGCGGCTACGAGGGCGCCATCCTCATGACCTCGCACGACCGCGAGTTCATGAACCGCGTGGTCGGGAAGATCATCGAGATCGACGCCGGCACGCTCACCACCTACTCCGGCGACTACGACCTGTACGAGCGGGAGCGGGCCGTCGCCGACCAGCACCAGCAGGCCGCGTTCGACCGGCAGCAGGCGATGCTGAAGAAGGAGCTCGCGTTCATCGAGCGGTTCAAGGCGCGCGCCTCCCACGCGGCGCAGGTGCAGTCGCGGGTGAAGAAGCTCGACAAGATCGAGAAGGTCGAGCCGCCCAAGGTGAGGCGCACCGTCGACTTCGAGTTCCGGCCGCCGCCGCGGTCCGGCGAGGACGTGGCGAAGCTGGCGGGCGTGGTGAAGCGGTACGGCGAGCGCACCGTGTATGGCGGCCTCGACTTCCTCGTCCGCCGCGGCGAGCGCTGGTGCGTGCTGGGCGCGAACGGCGCCGGCAAGTCCACGCTGCTGCGGATGGTGGCCGGGGAGTCCACGCCCGACGCCGGGTCGGTGACCGTCGGCGGCAGCGTGAAGATGGGGTACTTCGCGCAGCACGCCATGGAGCTGCTGCGCGCCGAGGAGACGGTGTGGGACGCGCTGCAGCGCGCGTTCCCGCGCGCGTCGGTCGGATCGCTCCGGACGCTGGCCGGCTGCTTCGGGTTCTCCGGCGACGAGATCGACAAGCGCTGCAAGGTGCTCTCCGGCGGCGAGAAGGCGCGCCTCGTGCTCGCGACGCTGCTCTACGACCCGCCCAACTTCCTCGTGCTCGACGAGCCCACGAACCACCTCGACGCCGCCACCCGCGAGATGCTCGTGCGGGCGCTCGCCGGCTACGAGGGAACGCTCCTGTTCGTCTCGCACGACCGCCGGTTCCTGGCGTCCCTCTCGAACCGCGTCCTCGAGCTCGGGCCCGATGGGCCCGTCCCGTACGGGGGCGGGTACACCGAGTACGTCGCCCGGACCGGCCGCGAGGCCCCCGGCCTGCGGGCCGCCCCCGGCCGCGCCGCGCGAGCCTAG